Proteins from one Brevibacillus humidisoli genomic window:
- the aroH gene encoding chorismate mutase — protein MMVRGIRGAITVEKNGAEEIISATEELLAEMIRLNQVSAGDVASVLITTTEDLDAAFPAKAARSFEGWTYVPLMCAREIPVPGSLPRCIRVMMHVNTTRSQREVEHVFLRDAVRLRPDLANR, from the coding sequence ATGATGGTACGCGGGATAAGAGGAGCAATAACGGTAGAGAAAAATGGGGCGGAGGAGATCATCTCGGCGACAGAGGAGTTGCTAGCCGAGATGATCCGGCTCAATCAGGTTTCCGCCGGAGACGTGGCCAGTGTACTGATCACGACAACCGAAGATCTGGATGCTGCTTTTCCAGCTAAAGCAGCGCGCTCGTTTGAGGGGTGGACGTACGTTCCACTGATGTGTGCGCGGGAAATCCCGGTGCCGGGCAGCCTGCCACGCTGTATTCGCGTCATGATGCACGTCAATACGACACGCAGTCAGCGAGAGGTGGAGCATGTTTTCCTGCGGGATGCGGTTCGGTTGAGACCGGACTTGGCCAATAGGTAG
- the aroB gene encoding 3-dehydroquinate synthase translates to MERKTLHVQLAERSYPIHIGPALLAELPALLRAAGAVDAGKLFILTDENVAPLYLERLKRNLEADGFAVAACIVEAGEQAKRLAVYEQVMTEAIEAGLDRKSLLIALGGGVIGDLGGFVAATFMRGISFVQVPTTLLAHDSSVGGKVAINHPLGKNLIGAFHQPMLVVYDTDTLRSLPKREVAAGFAEVIKHGLISDERFVGWLEQHAEQLKSLDPEYVGEAIKRGCAVKAEVVSADEREQGLRATLNLGHTFGHAFEALLDYGTLNHGEAIAIGMGLAADVAERMGLAPEGTAKRTRQLLQRFELPVAWPQQLTPEAVLEVMRRDKKSVGGKLVLILPRAIGRVEIVKEIEESLVLQVMNKAQEEQTG, encoded by the coding sequence ATGGAACGAAAAACCTTGCACGTTCAGTTGGCAGAGCGTTCGTATCCGATCCATATCGGCCCCGCACTGTTGGCAGAACTGCCGGCGCTGCTGAGGGCTGCCGGCGCGGTTGACGCGGGGAAGTTGTTCATCCTGACGGATGAGAACGTCGCCCCGTTGTATCTGGAGCGTCTCAAGCGGAATCTGGAGGCGGATGGTTTTGCTGTCGCCGCATGTATCGTAGAGGCGGGAGAGCAGGCGAAGCGGCTTGCCGTCTACGAACAGGTGATGACGGAGGCGATTGAGGCAGGACTTGATAGAAAATCACTGCTGATCGCGCTTGGCGGAGGTGTGATCGGTGATCTTGGAGGGTTTGTCGCCGCCACCTTTATGCGGGGGATCTCGTTTGTACAAGTTCCGACAACGCTATTGGCCCACGACAGTTCCGTCGGGGGCAAGGTGGCCATCAATCATCCGCTGGGCAAGAACCTGATTGGTGCTTTCCACCAGCCCATGCTGGTTGTGTACGATACGGATACACTGCGCAGTTTGCCAAAGCGGGAGGTTGCTGCCGGATTTGCGGAAGTGATCAAACACGGTCTGATCTCTGATGAGCGTTTCGTCGGTTGGTTGGAGCAACATGCTGAGCAGCTCAAGTCGCTTGATCCCGAGTACGTCGGAGAGGCGATCAAGCGTGGCTGCGCAGTGAAAGCGGAAGTGGTCTCAGCAGATGAACGGGAACAGGGGCTGAGAGCCACACTTAATCTAGGACATACGTTTGGCCATGCCTTTGAAGCCTTGCTCGACTATGGAACCTTGAATCACGGCGAGGCGATTGCAATCGGGATGGGGCTGGCTGCGGACGTAGCCGAGCGGATGGGCCTGGCTCCTGAGGGAACAGCGAAGCGAACCAGACAACTGCTGCAGCGCTTTGAATTGCCTGTGGCATGGCCGCAGCAGCTAACGCCGGAAGCCGTGCTTGAGGTGATGCGGCGTGACAAAAAAAGTGTCGGCGGCAAGCTTGTCCTCATCCTGCCGCGGGCGATCGGCCGCGTGGAGATCGTCAAAGAGATCGAGGAAAGCTTGGTACTTCAAGTGATGAACAAGGCACAGGAGGAGCAGACAGGATGA